A window from Halomicrobium urmianum encodes these proteins:
- the dps gene encoding DNA protection during starvation protein: protein MSDDRPHMSGQVDPGDTSKRVGMEVVRERGCDPEELREKLIDAIAAEFTTYYYYTNLRMHLAGEEDYKEITEDARLEDRAHFELVVPRVYELEGSLPDDLAEFANRASCAPPKLPDDPSAANVLEVLLEAERCAIRTWSEVCDMTRGADPRTYDMAQRILNEEMDHEAWFIELLSKERDGEVNPAGHFVRGEPGEAPYSTNNRFNDSA, encoded by the coding sequence ATGAGCGACGACAGACCGCACATGAGCGGGCAGGTCGACCCGGGCGACACGAGCAAGCGAGTCGGCATGGAGGTCGTTCGCGAACGCGGCTGCGATCCGGAGGAGTTGCGCGAGAAGCTGATCGACGCCATCGCCGCCGAGTTCACGACGTACTACTACTACACGAACCTCCGGATGCACCTCGCCGGCGAGGAGGACTACAAGGAGATCACCGAGGACGCTCGGCTGGAGGACCGCGCGCACTTCGAACTGGTCGTCCCCCGCGTCTACGAGCTGGAGGGGTCGCTCCCGGACGACCTCGCGGAGTTCGCTAACCGGGCCTCCTGTGCCCCGCCGAAGCTTCCGGACGACCCCAGCGCCGCGAACGTCCTCGAGGTCCTGCTGGAGGCCGAGCGCTGCGCCATCCGGACCTGGTCGGAGGTCTGTGACATGACCCGCGGTGCCGATCCGCGGACCTACGACATGGCCCAGCGCATCCTCAACGAGGAGATGGACCACGAGGCGTGGTTCATCGAGCTGCTCTCGAAGGAGCGCGACGGCGAGGTCAACCCGGCCGGCCACTTCGTCCGCGGCGAGCCCGGCGAGGCCCCCTACTCGACCAACAACCGCTTCAACGACAGCGCGTAA
- a CDS encoding 2Fe-2S iron-sulfur cluster-binding protein: MSQTWTVALEIPADSDLEDAGETVEIDVGEEQYVLSAARAAGVWLPADCQQGWCTTCAAELLAGEIDQSTARRTYEEDGDYVLLCRAKPRSDLRLRVDQMQALLERRAEHELPPGRSKVGDD; the protein is encoded by the coding sequence ATGAGCCAGACGTGGACGGTAGCGCTGGAAATTCCCGCCGACTCCGACCTGGAGGACGCCGGAGAGACCGTCGAGATAGACGTCGGCGAGGAGCAGTACGTCCTCTCGGCCGCGCGCGCGGCGGGCGTCTGGCTCCCCGCGGACTGCCAGCAGGGCTGGTGTACTACCTGCGCGGCCGAACTGCTCGCGGGCGAGATCGACCAGTCGACCGCTCGCCGGACGTACGAGGAGGACGGCGACTACGTGCTCCTATGCCGGGCCAAACCGCGGTCGGACCTGCGGCTCCGCGTGGATCAGATGCAGGCGCTGCTAGAGCGGCGGGCCGAGCACGAGCTGCCCCCGGGGCGCTCGAAAGTGGGCGACGACTGA
- a CDS encoding VOC family protein, translating into MSKHVHHVGITVEDLEQMVSFYQEAFGFEVLDRFEVSGESFSRGVGVPDATGSFAHLDGDGVRLELVEYDPAGSDATPDAVNQSGSTHVGVGTDDVDAVYEDLPEAADPVSEPQTTATGARILFLRDPEDNLVEVIDP; encoded by the coding sequence ATGAGCAAACACGTGCATCACGTCGGTATCACGGTCGAGGACCTCGAGCAGATGGTGTCGTTCTACCAGGAGGCGTTCGGGTTCGAGGTGCTCGACCGGTTCGAGGTCTCAGGCGAGTCGTTCTCGAGGGGCGTGGGCGTGCCCGACGCGACCGGGTCCTTCGCGCACCTGGACGGCGACGGCGTCCGGCTGGAGCTGGTCGAGTACGACCCCGCGGGTTCGGACGCGACGCCGGACGCGGTGAACCAGTCCGGGTCGACGCACGTCGGCGTGGGCACGGACGACGTCGACGCGGTGTACGAGGACCTCCCCGAGGCGGCCGACCCCGTCAGCGAGCCGCAGACGACGGCCACCGGCGCGCGAATCCTGTTCCTCCGCGATCCGGAAGACAACCTCGTGGAGGTCATCGATCCGTAG
- a CDS encoding helix-turn-helix domain-containing protein, with the protein MPVKLTDADEAILDMLSRGRCTVGYLADETDYSRQHVHNRLNVLLAAEYVRKVHDATGLYELRSDPQSDG; encoded by the coding sequence GTGCCCGTCAAGCTCACCGATGCAGACGAGGCGATTCTCGACATGCTCTCCCGCGGACGGTGCACCGTCGGGTACCTCGCTGACGAGACGGACTACTCCCGACAGCACGTGCACAACAGGCTGAACGTCCTCCTGGCCGCTGAGTACGTCAGGAAGGTCCACGACGCGACGGGTCTGTACGAGCTTCGGAGTGATCCACAGAGCGACGGGTAA
- a CDS encoding DUF1804 family protein, giving the protein MNRRYRDAEFLREQYVDRRKSASEIADLRDVASSTVQRWLDRHSIERNPRYPDRAWLREQYVDRRRDQQDIAEECGVAESTICHWLARHGITDGESLQSAKCVTCGESFRYYPSVRDGQYCSNECANKRRKRQV; this is encoded by the coding sequence ATGAACCGGCGGTATCGCGACGCCGAGTTCCTGCGAGAGCAGTACGTCGACCGGCGCAAGTCCGCCTCCGAGATCGCTGACTTGCGCGACGTCGCGTCGAGCACTGTCCAGCGATGGCTCGACAGACACAGCATCGAACGGAATCCGCGCTACCCGGATCGGGCGTGGCTCCGTGAGCAATACGTCGACCGCCGCCGCGATCAGCAGGACATCGCCGAGGAGTGCGGCGTCGCCGAATCGACGATCTGTCACTGGCTCGCCCGCCACGGCATCACGGACGGCGAGTCTCTGCAGTCGGCCAAGTGCGTGACCTGCGGTGAATCGTTCCGGTACTATCCCTCCGTCCGCGACGGCCAGTACTGTTCGAACGAGTGTGCTAATAAACGTCGGAAGCGACAGGTGTAG
- the trpD gene encoding anthranilate phosphoribosyltransferase, whose translation MQEYIERVTEGEDLSQSEAHEAAAAVFEEATESQIGALLAALRAKGETESEIAGFAEGMRDAAKTIQPDRSPLVDTCGTGGDDYDTINVSTTSAIVASGAGVPIAKHGNSSVSSSSGSSDVLEEVGVTLESDPAAVEDTIESHGIGYMHAPDFHPAMKAVIGPRKELGMRTVFNVLGPLTNPAGADAQVMGVYDDDLVPLIAEALANMDVERAMVVHGAGMDEITVHDETTVAEVDGNDVEEYALAPEDVGLEQHDIEAVAGGTPAENAADLRGIVKGEVDGAKRDIILANAGAAAYVAGVADSHRDGVELAARAIDDGDAAEKLDDLRGAA comes from the coding sequence ATGCAGGAATACATCGAGCGCGTGACGGAGGGGGAGGACCTGAGCCAGAGCGAGGCCCACGAGGCGGCGGCCGCGGTCTTCGAGGAGGCGACGGAGTCACAGATCGGCGCCCTGCTGGCGGCGCTGCGGGCCAAAGGAGAGACGGAGTCGGAGATCGCCGGCTTCGCCGAGGGGATGCGCGACGCGGCGAAGACGATCCAGCCCGACCGGTCGCCGCTGGTCGACACCTGCGGCACGGGCGGGGACGACTACGACACGATCAACGTCTCGACGACCAGCGCCATCGTGGCCTCGGGGGCGGGCGTGCCGATCGCCAAGCACGGCAACTCCTCCGTCTCCTCGTCGTCGGGTAGCTCCGACGTGCTGGAGGAGGTCGGCGTGACGCTGGAGAGCGACCCCGCAGCCGTCGAGGACACCATCGAATCCCACGGTATCGGGTACATGCACGCGCCGGATTTCCACCCCGCGATGAAGGCCGTCATCGGCCCGCGGAAGGAACTGGGGATGCGGACCGTCTTCAACGTCCTCGGGCCGCTCACGAATCCGGCGGGCGCAGACGCGCAGGTGATGGGCGTCTACGACGACGACCTCGTTCCGCTGATCGCGGAGGCGCTGGCCAACATGGACGTCGAGCGCGCGATGGTCGTCCACGGCGCCGGCATGGACGAGATTACCGTCCACGACGAGACGACGGTCGCCGAGGTCGACGGGAACGACGTCGAGGAGTACGCGCTGGCGCCCGAGGACGTCGGTCTGGAGCAGCACGACATCGAGGCCGTCGCCGGCGGGACGCCCGCCGAGAACGCCGCCGACCTGCGCGGCATCGTCAAGGGCGAGGTCGACGGCGCGAAGCGGGACATCATCCTCGCGAACGCGGGCGCGGCCGCCTACGTCGCCGGCGTGGCCGACTCCCACCGCGACGGCGTCGAACTCGCCGCGCGGGCCATCGACGACGGCGACGCGGCCGAGAAGCTCGACGACCTCCGCGGGGCGGCATGA
- a CDS encoding phosphoribosylanthranilate isomerase, producing the protein MTRAKVCGITRAADRDAAVAAGADAVGVISEVPVDTPREVGPETAADLLAGVPPLVTGVLVTMPESVQDAVTLAERVRPDAVQIHGGLDPAEVGALRRRVDAQVLAVADAEGDAAADYAAVADALLIDSVDEDGGGGTGETHDWERTRALVTGLDAPVLLAGGLTPDNVAEAVETVEPFGVDVASGVESEGGAKDHAAVERFVAAATAAGENTGKGPAAEEVSP; encoded by the coding sequence ATGACGCGCGCGAAGGTCTGCGGGATAACCCGGGCGGCGGACCGCGACGCCGCGGTCGCCGCCGGCGCCGACGCGGTCGGCGTCATCAGCGAGGTCCCGGTGGACACGCCCCGCGAGGTCGGTCCGGAGACGGCGGCGGACCTCCTCGCCGGCGTCCCGCCGCTGGTGACGGGCGTCCTCGTGACGATGCCCGAGTCGGTGCAGGACGCTGTGACGCTCGCCGAGCGCGTCCGGCCCGACGCCGTTCAGATCCACGGCGGCCTCGACCCGGCCGAGGTGGGCGCGCTCCGCCGACGCGTCGACGCGCAGGTGCTCGCCGTGGCCGACGCCGAGGGCGACGCGGCGGCCGACTACGCGGCCGTCGCGGACGCCCTGCTGATCGACTCCGTCGACGAGGATGGCGGCGGCGGCACCGGCGAGACTCACGACTGGGAGCGGACCCGCGCCCTCGTCACGGGTCTCGACGCGCCGGTGCTGCTGGCCGGCGGACTCACGCCCGACAACGTCGCCGAGGCCGTCGAGACGGTCGAGCCGTTCGGCGTGGACGTCGCCTCGGGCGTCGAGAGCGAAGGCGGCGCGAAGGACCACGCCGCCGTCGAGCGGTTCGTCGCGGCGGCGACGGCGGCGGGCGAAAACACCGGGAAGGGGCCCGCGGCAGAGGAGGTGTCACCGTGA
- the trpE gene encoding anthranilate synthase component I produces the protein MSPELDCSREAFADLAAGDDPVVVRTVAELDVDVEPLAAYAALTGHTTDREHSEYAFLLESAEKVASSDPDGAFAPRTDDRHARYSFVGYDPDAVVTVDEETRVRAFDDRIADLVTADGGDVLDDLRAAMPDADLRGFPDRHRQHLDGGLVGFLAYDAVYDLWLDEVGLERPDSRFPDAQFVLTTATLRFDHVEDTVSLVFTPVVRADEDAGQRYDELLAEAEAVESALQAADDLETCGFVREREEAGPKDEYEDAVERAKEYVLSGDIYQGVISRKRDLYGEMDPLGLYESLRAVNPSPYMYLLDYDGLTVVGASPETLVSVADDHVVSNPIAGTCPRGTSPVEDRRLAGEMLADGKERAEHTMLVDLARNDVRRVAEPGSVRVEEFMNVLKYSHVQHIESTVTGTLADGADAFDAARATFPAGTLSGAPKIRAMEIIDELERSPRGLYGGGVGYFSWTGDVDMAIVIRSATIEETSEGSQRTTVQAGAGIVADSVPESEYEETENKMGGVLDAVERIEQSAGNVASATDPDAAEAAEEASR, from the coding sequence GTGAGCCCCGAACTCGACTGCAGTCGCGAGGCGTTCGCCGACCTGGCTGCGGGGGACGACCCCGTGGTCGTCCGGACGGTCGCCGAGCTGGACGTCGACGTTGAGCCGCTGGCGGCCTACGCGGCGCTGACCGGGCACACGACCGACCGCGAGCACAGCGAGTACGCCTTCCTCCTGGAGAGCGCCGAGAAGGTCGCCTCCAGCGATCCGGACGGCGCGTTCGCGCCGCGGACCGACGACCGCCACGCGCGCTACTCCTTCGTGGGCTACGACCCCGACGCGGTCGTCACCGTCGACGAGGAGACGCGCGTCCGGGCGTTCGACGACCGGATCGCCGACCTGGTGACCGCCGACGGCGGCGACGTGCTGGACGACCTCCGGGCGGCGATGCCGGACGCCGACCTGCGAGGCTTCCCCGACCGCCACCGACAGCACCTCGACGGCGGCCTCGTGGGCTTCCTGGCCTACGACGCCGTCTACGACCTCTGGCTCGACGAGGTCGGCCTGGAGCGGCCCGACTCCCGGTTCCCCGACGCCCAGTTCGTCCTCACCACGGCGACGCTGCGGTTCGACCACGTCGAGGACACCGTCTCGCTGGTGTTCACGCCCGTCGTCCGGGCCGACGAGGACGCGGGCCAGCGCTACGACGAACTCCTCGCGGAGGCCGAGGCCGTCGAGAGCGCCCTTCAGGCGGCCGACGACCTGGAGACCTGCGGGTTCGTCCGCGAGCGCGAGGAGGCGGGCCCGAAAGACGAGTACGAGGACGCCGTCGAGCGCGCCAAGGAGTACGTCCTCAGCGGCGACATCTACCAGGGCGTCATCTCTCGCAAGCGCGATCTGTACGGCGAGATGGACCCGCTCGGGCTCTACGAGTCGCTGCGCGCGGTCAACCCGTCGCCGTACATGTACCTGCTGGACTACGACGGCCTGACCGTGGTCGGCGCCAGCCCAGAGACGCTGGTCTCCGTGGCCGACGACCACGTCGTCTCCAACCCCATCGCCGGTACGTGCCCGCGCGGTACGAGCCCCGTCGAGGACCGCCGGCTGGCCGGCGAGATGCTCGCCGACGGCAAGGAGCGGGCCGAGCACACCATGCTCGTCGACCTGGCGCGCAACGACGTGCGCCGCGTCGCCGAGCCCGGGTCGGTCCGCGTCGAGGAGTTCATGAACGTGCTGAAGTACAGCCACGTCCAGCACATCGAGTCGACGGTGACGGGGACGCTCGCGGACGGTGCCGACGCGTTCGACGCGGCCCGCGCCACCTTCCCCGCCGGGACGCTCTCGGGCGCGCCGAAGATCCGCGCCATGGAGATCATCGACGAACTGGAGCGGTCGCCCCGCGGCCTCTACGGCGGCGGCGTCGGCTACTTCTCCTGGACCGGCGACGTCGACATGGCCATCGTGATCCGCTCCGCGACGATAGAGGAAACCAGCGAGGGATCGCAGCGCACTACGGTCCAGGCCGGCGCGGGCATCGTCGCGGACTCCGTCCCCGAGAGCGAATACGAGGAGACGGAGAACAAGATGGGCGGCGTGCTGGACGCCGTCGAGCGCATCGAGCAGTCGGCGGGGAACGTAGCGAGTGCGACCGATCCCGACGCGGCCGAGGCCGCCGAGGAGGCGTCCCGATGA
- the trpG gene encoding anthranilate synthase component II, with product MSVATADEARVLFVDNFDSFTYNLVEYVSEHAEAEVVRNTASLSDVEAVDPDAIVVSPGPGHPENDRDVGVTPDVLREVSPEVPTLGVCLGLETAVYAYGGEVGRAPEPIHGKAFPVEHDGAGVFAGLEQGFQGGRYHSLVATEVPDCFDVTATTEVEGEDGPEELVMGVRHREHPIEAVQFHPESVLTAVGHDVIRNFLDGV from the coding sequence ATGAGCGTGGCAACCGCCGACGAGGCGCGCGTCCTCTTCGTAGACAACTTCGACTCGTTCACCTACAACCTCGTGGAGTACGTCTCCGAGCACGCCGAGGCGGAGGTCGTCCGGAACACGGCGTCGCTGTCCGACGTCGAGGCCGTCGACCCGGACGCGATCGTCGTCTCGCCCGGGCCGGGCCACCCCGAGAACGACCGCGACGTGGGCGTCACGCCGGACGTCCTCCGCGAGGTCAGCCCAGAGGTGCCCACGCTGGGGGTCTGCCTGGGCCTGGAGACCGCCGTCTACGCCTACGGCGGCGAGGTCGGCCGGGCTCCCGAGCCGATCCACGGTAAGGCCTTCCCCGTCGAGCACGACGGCGCGGGCGTCTTCGCCGGCCTCGAACAGGGCTTTCAGGGCGGGCGCTACCACTCGCTGGTCGCCACCGAGGTGCCGGACTGCTTCGACGTCACCGCGACCACCGAGGTCGAGGGCGAGGACGGCCCCGAGGAGCTGGTCATGGGGGTCCGCCACCGCGAGCACCCGATCGAGGCCGTCCAGTTCCACCCGGAGTCGGTGCTGACCGCGGTGGGCCACGACGTCATCCGGAACTTCCTCGACGGGGTCTGA